The Coleofasciculaceae cyanobacterium genome window below encodes:
- a CDS encoding pseudouridine synthase, whose translation MSERVQKVLSQWGIASRRKAEKMIIAGRVQINGQIVKLGDQVDLTADVLQVDGKAVKKTNRPQPIYLLLNKPAGVVSTCCDPQNRSTVIELLPTSLRLGTGIHLVGRLDFASSGALILTNDGELTLSLTHPRYHLPKTYLVELNRSLASKDLASWREGIVLDGKKTLPARIDLVRSNKAGTIIKIVLTEGRNRQIRRVALQLGYEVKRLHRIAIGSITLSMVKDLELPPGKYRHLEQAEIKFLKNYNAKFLKVAAQPRSAVYD comes from the coding sequence ATGTCTGAACGAGTCCAAAAAGTTTTGTCACAGTGGGGAATTGCCTCACGACGCAAAGCGGAAAAAATGATTATAGCTGGTAGAGTTCAGATTAACGGTCAAATAGTAAAGTTGGGCGATCAGGTCGACTTAACTGCGGATGTTCTCCAAGTAGATGGCAAAGCAGTCAAAAAAACTAATCGCCCCCAGCCTATCTACTTATTATTAAACAAACCAGCGGGAGTAGTTTCTACTTGTTGCGATCCTCAGAATCGTTCTACCGTAATCGAGCTATTACCGACAAGTCTGAGGTTGGGAACGGGAATTCATCTAGTTGGCAGATTAGATTTTGCCTCCAGTGGTGCTTTAATTTTAACTAACGACGGCGAACTGACTCTTAGTCTGACTCATCCTCGCTATCATCTGCCTAAAACCTATCTCGTTGAATTAAATCGATCTCTTGCTTCAAAAGATCTAGCTTCGTGGCGCGAGGGCATAGTTCTAGACGGGAAAAAGACTTTACCTGCCAGAATTGATTTGGTTAGATCTAACAAAGCTGGAACAATCATCAAAATTGTCTTGACTGAGGGTAGAAATCGACAAATACGTCGTGTGGCACTACAACTTGGTTATGAGGTAAAAAGGTTACATCGTATTGCGATTGGTTCAATTACTTTAAGTATGGTTAAGGACTTGGAACTTCCTCCAGGTAAATATAGACATCTAGAACAAGCTGAAATTAAGTTTTTGAAAAATTATAACGCCAAATTTCTCAAAGTAGCTGCACAGCCTAGGAGCGCAGTGTATGACTAA